In a single window of the Pyrococcus sp. NA2 genome:
- a CDS encoding CGP-CTERM sorting domain-containing protein: MPKRVAISLFILLLLAHLLHYVYALDDEIRYTIFSNGTHALIKTEIAHYSITCGMVDCWPEVYSVDSYLFYYDPPHIYLLNLIPAARILINSSLPHYFPRNTTTYIDVWAHWVAYLNNSWYVNVSVHAYFPELNEGRNYEYTYLLDTKNFCVRLVNLDIHSFPSENMKRTINGWSIEIPKIFKTNKTSIPIWANLLVAYSNISAYYEDEKLIYMPPPSEILVVNSSIFPIYFILKKGEETKNVTLLYININNKNPPRKRIIFQLPENIRIINVTLCNQQVSTNTSTPTPTETPPKENTTMKNIKITNTSTETLTPKDITTSPPVKNITTRRTNTTTSPTTTKGSICGPGLIILLAIFLVIKRKI, translated from the coding sequence ATGCCCAAGAGGGTTGCTATCTCGCTCTTTATTTTACTCCTCTTAGCCCACCTACTCCACTACGTCTATGCACTTGATGATGAAATACGTTACACAATATTTTCCAACGGTACGCACGCGTTGATCAAAACTGAGATAGCTCATTATTCAATTACCTGTGGCATGGTGGATTGTTGGCCAGAAGTTTACTCCGTAGATTCATACCTCTTTTACTATGATCCCCCTCACATTTATCTCCTTAACTTAATCCCTGCAGCTAGAATTCTCATCAACTCATCCCTACCCCATTACTTCCCAAGAAATACCACGACTTATATAGATGTTTGGGCTCATTGGGTAGCTTACTTGAACAATTCCTGGTATGTTAATGTAAGTGTACACGCATACTTCCCCGAGCTCAATGAAGGTCGAAACTATGAATACACTTACCTCCTTGACACCAAGAATTTCTGTGTTCGGTTGGTTAATCTAGACATTCATTCTTTTCCTTCTGAAAACATGAAGAGGACTATTAATGGTTGGAGTATTGAGATACCGAAAATATTCAAGACAAATAAAACTAGCATTCCCATTTGGGCAAACCTTCTAGTTGCTTATTCGAACATAAGTGCATATTATGAGGACGAGAAGTTGATCTATATGCCTCCTCCTTCCGAGATTTTGGTGGTGAACTCTTCGATATTTCCGATCTACTTCATTCTCAAAAAAGGTGAAGAAACGAAGAACGTAACGTTACTCTACATAAACATTAATAATAAAAATCCTCCTCGTAAAAGAATTATTTTCCAACTTCCAGAGAATATTAGGATCATTAATGTGACCTTATGCAACCAACAAGTTTCAACTAATACTTCTACTCCAACTCCAACTGAAACACCCCCCAAGGAAAACACAACAATGAAAAATATAAAGATAACAAATACATCAACTGAAACATTAACTCCCAAGGACATAACAACCTCACCACCAGTGAAGAATATAACCACAAGAAGAACGAACACAACTACATCCCCAACTACAACCAAAGGAAGTATTTGTGGACCAGGATTAATTATCTTACTTGCAATCTTTCTGGTTATTAAAAGAAAGATCTAA
- a CDS encoding valine--tRNA ligase, giving the protein MLPKKYDPNEIEPKWQKYWLEEKIYKYRLDENKPSYAIDTPPPFTSGTLHLGHVLSHTWIDIIARYKRMRGYNVLFPQGFDNHGLPTELKVEKEFGITKDQPEEFLKKCIEWTWQAIKAMREQFIRIGYSADWDLEYHTMDDWYKAAVQRSLLEFYKKGLIYREEHPVYWCPRCRTSLAKAEVGYVEEEGTLYYIKLPLADGSGYIPIATTRPELMPACVAVFVHPDDERYKHLVGKKVKLPIYEREVPILADKDVDPNFGTGAVYNCTYGDEQDIVWQKRYNLPVIIVINEDGTLNEKAGPYAGLKIEEARKKIAEDLEKMGLLYKKEKIKHRVLRHTERSSCMAPIELLPKKQWFIKVKDLREEIVKVAKEINWYPEDMFLRLKDWAESMDWDWVISRQRVFGTPFPFWVCKNGHIIPAKEEDLPVDPRFDKPPVDKCPICGAEVEPVTDVLDCWVDSSITPLIITKWHEAIKGDEEAKKWFEHNFPTALRPQGTDIIRTWAFYTILRTYVLTGKKPWKDIVINGMVAGPDGRKMSKSYGNVVAPDEVIPKYGADALRLWTALAPPGEDHPFKWEIVDYNFRFLQKVWNIYRFAERHIKDFEYEKYKDIELEPLDRWILSRLHRIIKFATEELERYRFNLITRELMTFIWHEVADDYIEMVKYRIYGDDEESKLKARVTLYELLYNIMLLLAPFVPHITEELYQNIFREKIGEKSVHLLSWPEFREDRIDEEAERIGELARKIIGEMRKYKNSHGLPLNAKLEHVAIYAVDSYEMLKLIERDIAGTMNIERLEIVKGEPQLEERIVEIKPNYKRIGPRYGKLVPKIVAYLKENAEKIVKELKEKGRAEFEVEGEKVELEREDVIIRKEVFSEGERVETAVVEDAVILFF; this is encoded by the coding sequence ATGCTACCTAAGAAGTACGATCCAAATGAGATAGAGCCAAAGTGGCAGAAGTACTGGCTGGAGGAGAAGATATACAAGTACAGGTTAGATGAGAACAAGCCAAGCTATGCGATTGACACTCCACCACCGTTTACGAGCGGAACCCTTCACCTTGGCCACGTTCTGAGTCACACTTGGATAGACATAATAGCAAGGTATAAGAGGATGAGGGGATACAACGTCCTCTTCCCTCAGGGATTCGACAACCACGGTCTTCCAACGGAGCTGAAAGTTGAAAAGGAGTTCGGAATAACCAAGGATCAACCCGAAGAGTTCCTAAAGAAGTGTATAGAGTGGACGTGGCAGGCAATAAAAGCCATGAGGGAACAGTTCATAAGAATCGGTTATTCAGCTGACTGGGATTTGGAGTATCACACAATGGATGACTGGTACAAAGCTGCCGTCCAGAGATCCCTTCTGGAGTTCTACAAGAAGGGTTTGATTTACAGGGAGGAGCACCCAGTTTACTGGTGTCCTCGCTGTAGGACTAGTCTAGCTAAGGCAGAGGTTGGATACGTTGAGGAGGAGGGAACACTCTACTACATAAAGCTCCCCTTGGCTGATGGGAGCGGTTACATACCGATAGCCACAACTAGGCCAGAGCTTATGCCGGCATGCGTTGCAGTATTCGTTCATCCCGACGATGAGAGGTACAAGCACCTAGTTGGTAAGAAAGTTAAGTTGCCAATCTACGAGAGGGAAGTTCCAATATTGGCCGATAAGGACGTTGATCCAAACTTTGGTACGGGAGCCGTTTACAACTGTACCTACGGTGATGAGCAGGATATAGTCTGGCAGAAGCGCTACAATCTTCCAGTTATAATAGTTATAAACGAGGATGGAACGCTAAACGAGAAGGCAGGGCCTTACGCTGGGTTAAAGATAGAGGAGGCCAGAAAGAAGATAGCTGAAGACCTGGAGAAGATGGGCCTACTTTACAAGAAGGAGAAGATTAAGCATAGGGTTCTAAGGCACACTGAAAGGAGCTCCTGTATGGCTCCAATTGAGTTACTGCCGAAGAAGCAGTGGTTCATAAAGGTGAAGGATCTTAGGGAGGAAATAGTCAAGGTTGCCAAGGAGATCAACTGGTATCCTGAGGATATGTTCCTGAGGCTCAAGGACTGGGCAGAGAGCATGGATTGGGACTGGGTGATAAGCAGGCAGAGGGTCTTTGGAACGCCGTTCCCGTTCTGGGTCTGTAAGAATGGGCACATTATTCCAGCTAAGGAGGAAGATCTTCCAGTAGATCCAAGGTTTGACAAGCCACCGGTTGATAAGTGCCCAATTTGTGGAGCTGAGGTAGAGCCAGTCACCGATGTACTTGACTGTTGGGTGGATTCGAGCATAACCCCATTGATAATCACGAAGTGGCATGAGGCGATAAAGGGTGATGAGGAGGCTAAGAAGTGGTTTGAGCACAACTTCCCAACAGCACTAAGACCCCAGGGAACCGATATAATCAGGACGTGGGCGTTCTACACAATACTCAGAACCTACGTGTTGACGGGGAAGAAGCCATGGAAGGACATAGTGATAAACGGAATGGTGGCTGGACCAGATGGAAGGAAGATGAGCAAGAGCTATGGAAACGTTGTTGCGCCAGATGAGGTAATTCCAAAGTATGGAGCAGATGCTTTAAGGCTTTGGACGGCTCTAGCTCCTCCTGGAGAGGATCATCCATTCAAGTGGGAGATCGTCGATTACAACTTCCGCTTCCTCCAGAAGGTCTGGAACATCTACCGCTTTGCAGAGAGGCACATAAAGGACTTCGAATATGAGAAGTACAAGGACATCGAGCTTGAGCCCCTTGACAGGTGGATACTCTCAAGGTTGCACAGGATAATAAAGTTCGCAACGGAGGAGCTTGAGAGGTACAGGTTCAACCTGATAACCAGGGAGCTCATGACGTTCATCTGGCACGAGGTCGCGGATGACTATATTGAGATGGTAAAGTACAGGATTTATGGTGATGATGAGGAAAGCAAATTGAAGGCGAGGGTCACGCTCTACGAGTTGCTGTATAACATAATGCTCCTATTAGCTCCCTTCGTCCCGCACATAACGGAAGAGCTTTATCAGAACATATTCAGGGAAAAGATCGGGGAGAAAAGCGTTCACCTCTTGAGTTGGCCTGAGTTCAGGGAGGACAGAATAGATGAGGAGGCTGAGAGAATTGGAGAGCTTGCGAGGAAGATCATAGGTGAAATGAGGAAGTACAAGAACTCACATGGTCTACCTCTAAACGCAAAGCTTGAGCACGTTGCAATATATGCTGTTGACAGCTATGAGATGCTCAAGCTAATAGAGAGGGATATAGCTGGAACGATGAACATAGAGAGGCTCGAGATAGTTAAGGGGGAGCCTCAGCTTGAAGAGAGGATCGTTGAGATAAAGCCGAACTATAAAAGGATCGGACCCCGCTATGGAAAGCTCGTTCCAAAGATAGTAGCTTATCTCAAGGAGAACGCAGAGAAAATTGTAAAGGAACTCAAGGAGAAGGGCAGAGCAGAGTTCGAGGTAGAGGGGGAGAAAGTTGAGCTGGAAAGGGAGGATGTAATAATAAGAAAGGAGGTCTTCAGCGAAGGTGAAAGGGTGGAGACGGCTGTAGTTGAGGATGCCGTTATTCTCTTCTTCTAG
- the purD gene encoding phosphoribosylamine--glycine ligase — translation MRVLLVGGGGREHAIGEALVKGGAELYVVSKHKNPGLARLAKGYGIAKETDVERVLKFAKEWNVELAFIGPEAPLEAGIVNALESEGIPTVGPTKEAARLETNKAWAREFMERNDIPGRKMFKVFDDVQEMRGWIDEYGKPVVVKPLGLTGGKGVKVVGYQLKDNEEAKEYAEHLIKKDGKVLIEERTDGVEFTLQVFTDGKKVVPMPLVQDYPHAYEDDVGPITGGMGSYSCPNHLLPFITRDDWKKALETLEETIKAMKKEGYPYKGILYGQFMLSGKGPVLIEYNARFGDPEAINVLSILDDNLLEISLGIVEGKLRNAKFLNKATVVKYIAPQGYPENPVRGVRIEIHEDGILKEGARVIYASIDENLTLLGSRALAIVGIGDSLEEAEKIAERGVKHVKGPIFYRKDVGTRRSIEKRISIMRELRGDFEPNSC, via the coding sequence ATGAGGGTTCTACTCGTTGGAGGAGGGGGAAGGGAGCACGCAATTGGAGAAGCTCTAGTAAAAGGAGGCGCTGAACTTTACGTTGTCTCAAAGCACAAGAATCCTGGATTGGCAAGACTTGCAAAGGGTTACGGAATTGCCAAGGAAACTGATGTTGAGAGGGTCTTAAAATTTGCAAAGGAGTGGAACGTTGAGTTGGCATTCATTGGGCCAGAGGCACCTTTGGAAGCTGGAATAGTCAATGCTCTTGAGTCTGAAGGCATTCCAACTGTTGGACCAACAAAGGAGGCAGCTAGATTGGAAACAAATAAAGCTTGGGCCAGGGAATTCATGGAGAGGAATGATATCCCTGGAAGAAAGATGTTCAAGGTTTTCGATGATGTTCAGGAAATGAGGGGATGGATAGATGAGTATGGAAAGCCAGTGGTTGTTAAACCTCTCGGGTTAACTGGAGGTAAGGGGGTCAAAGTTGTTGGATATCAGCTGAAGGACAATGAGGAAGCTAAGGAGTACGCTGAGCATTTAATAAAGAAGGATGGGAAGGTCTTGATAGAGGAAAGAACGGATGGAGTGGAATTCACGCTCCAAGTTTTTACGGATGGAAAGAAGGTAGTTCCAATGCCCCTAGTTCAGGATTATCCTCATGCCTATGAGGACGATGTAGGCCCAATAACGGGTGGAATGGGCTCTTATTCTTGTCCAAATCACCTATTACCATTCATAACAAGAGATGATTGGAAAAAAGCCTTAGAGACCTTAGAGGAAACGATAAAGGCAATGAAGAAGGAAGGGTACCCATATAAAGGAATACTCTATGGTCAGTTCATGCTCAGCGGTAAGGGCCCAGTTCTCATAGAGTACAATGCTAGATTTGGAGATCCAGAAGCTATAAACGTGCTATCAATTCTTGATGATAACCTATTGGAGATCTCCCTGGGAATAGTGGAGGGTAAGTTGAGGAACGCCAAGTTTCTGAATAAGGCTACTGTTGTCAAGTACATAGCTCCCCAAGGATATCCAGAGAATCCTGTTAGAGGAGTTAGAATAGAGATTCACGAGGATGGAATTCTGAAGGAAGGAGCTAGGGTAATATATGCTTCAATAGACGAGAACTTAACTCTTCTAGGCTCTAGGGCCTTGGCCATTGTTGGAATTGGAGATTCCCTGGAGGAGGCTGAGAAAATAGCTGAAAGGGGAGTTAAGCACGTGAAGGGTCCAATCTTTTATAGGAAAGACGTCGGAACGAGGAGGAGCATTGAGAAAAGGATCAGTATTATGAGGGAACTTAGGGGAGATTTTGAACCTAACTCATGCTGA
- a CDS encoding formate--phosphoribosylaminoimidazolecarboxamide ligase family protein, protein MISREEILSVLERYDKEKITVGVIGSHSALDIADGAKEEGLPTLVVAQRGRHRTYEKYFKLRKTKDGLTKGFIDEVIVLDKFAQIIEIQEELRKRNVIFVPNRSFVVYTGIDRVENEFLVPMFGTRSLLRTEERSEKKSYYWLLEKAGLPYPEEVKPEEIDEVGLVMVKLPHAKKRLERGFFTAASYKEFKEKAEKLIKLGVITKEDLEKARIERYIIGPVFNFDFFYSPIDEEIELLGVDWRFETSLDGHVRLPASQQLTLPEWQFEPEYTVCGHASATLRESLLEKVFDMAEKYVEATKKYYPPGIIGPFTLQTVVDKDLNFYIFDVAPRTGGGTNIHMSMGHPYGNSLWRKPMSTGRRIALEIKRAIELDELERVVT, encoded by the coding sequence ATGATAAGTAGGGAGGAGATATTGTCTGTATTGGAGAGGTATGATAAGGAGAAAATTACAGTTGGCGTTATAGGGAGCCACTCGGCCCTTGACATAGCCGATGGTGCAAAAGAGGAAGGACTTCCAACCCTGGTTGTTGCCCAGAGAGGGAGACACAGGACTTATGAGAAGTACTTTAAGCTGAGGAAGACCAAGGATGGCCTCACGAAGGGATTCATTGATGAAGTTATAGTGCTTGACAAGTTCGCCCAGATCATAGAGATTCAAGAGGAGCTCAGGAAGAGGAACGTTATATTTGTCCCCAACAGATCCTTCGTTGTCTACACCGGAATAGACAGGGTGGAGAATGAATTCCTGGTTCCAATGTTTGGGACTAGATCTCTGTTAAGGACTGAAGAGAGGAGCGAGAAGAAGAGCTACTATTGGTTGCTAGAGAAGGCCGGCCTTCCGTATCCAGAGGAAGTTAAGCCGGAGGAGATAGATGAAGTTGGCCTCGTAATGGTGAAGTTGCCCCATGCAAAGAAGAGGCTTGAGAGAGGATTCTTTACGGCGGCGAGTTATAAGGAATTCAAGGAGAAGGCGGAAAAGCTGATAAAGCTTGGTGTTATAACTAAGGAAGACTTGGAGAAAGCCAGGATAGAGAGGTACATCATAGGACCAGTATTTAACTTTGACTTCTTCTATTCTCCAATAGATGAGGAGATAGAGCTCCTCGGTGTTGACTGGAGGTTTGAAACTAGCTTGGATGGCCACGTTCGCCTTCCGGCAAGTCAACAGTTAACACTTCCAGAGTGGCAGTTTGAGCCGGAGTACACAGTTTGTGGTCACGCATCGGCAACCTTGAGGGAGAGTCTGCTTGAAAAGGTCTTTGACATGGCCGAAAAGTACGTTGAAGCAACCAAGAAGTATTATCCACCAGGAATAATTGGACCATTCACACTTCAGACCGTTGTGGATAAGGATCTTAACTTCTACATCTTCGACGTTGCCCCAAGGACGGGAGGTGGAACTAACATTCACATGTCGATGGGCCACCCATATGGTAATTCACTCTGGAGGAAGCCGATGAGTACAGGTAGGAGAATAGCTCTGGAGATCAAGAGGGCGATAGAGCTTGACGAGCTTGAAAGGGTAGTCACATAA
- the purM gene encoding phosphoribosylformylglycinamidine cyclo-ligase has protein sequence MLTYAQAGVDEEKTAKALRGIISLARETFKFRKGKFGEPAEDLGHYSALLDFGDFYLAMTTDGVGTKVLVAEAVGKFDTIGIDMIAMNVNDLLCVGAEPVALVDYLAVREPDERVFAEIAKGLYEGAKQAGIAIVGGETAVMPDLVNGFDLAGTGIGIVEKDKVITGNTIRPGDVVIGISSSGIHSNGLTLARKLLIPKYGLNYEYEGKKLWEWLLEPTRIYVRPILELINEVEVHGLAHITGGGLLNLKRLTKYGFELEMPPIKGIFKLIHENGVPLEEMFRVFNMGIGFVVIVPKEEKEEALNVLNKYYESFELGKVIKDEKKIIVKNYKVEL, from the coding sequence ATGCTAACCTATGCACAAGCGGGGGTTGACGAGGAGAAGACGGCAAAAGCCTTGAGAGGAATAATAAGCCTAGCAAGGGAGACGTTCAAGTTTAGGAAAGGAAAATTTGGTGAGCCAGCAGAAGATCTTGGTCATTACTCAGCCTTACTTGATTTTGGGGACTTCTATCTCGCGATGACAACAGATGGCGTCGGAACTAAGGTTCTAGTTGCGGAAGCTGTGGGCAAGTTTGACACCATAGGGATAGATATGATAGCTATGAACGTGAACGATTTGCTCTGTGTAGGTGCCGAGCCCGTGGCACTTGTAGATTACCTTGCAGTTAGGGAGCCAGATGAGAGAGTTTTCGCCGAAATTGCCAAAGGGCTCTATGAGGGGGCAAAGCAGGCAGGAATTGCTATAGTTGGAGGAGAAACGGCTGTAATGCCTGATCTAGTTAATGGCTTTGACCTGGCTGGAACGGGGATAGGTATCGTTGAAAAGGATAAGGTTATCACTGGCAATACAATAAGACCGGGAGACGTAGTTATAGGGATCTCCAGTTCTGGAATACACTCAAACGGGCTAACCCTCGCAAGAAAGCTACTCATTCCTAAATATGGACTAAACTATGAGTATGAGGGAAAGAAGCTGTGGGAATGGCTCCTTGAGCCGACGAGGATTTACGTTAGGCCAATACTTGAGCTCATAAATGAGGTTGAGGTTCATGGATTGGCCCACATAACTGGAGGAGGTTTGCTAAACCTGAAGAGGCTAACTAAGTACGGATTCGAGCTTGAGATGCCGCCCATTAAGGGGATATTCAAGCTAATTCACGAGAACGGTGTGCCATTGGAAGAGATGTTCAGGGTATTCAACATGGGGATTGGCTTCGTGGTAATAGTGCCCAAAGAGGAAAAGGAGGAGGCACTGAACGTTCTAAACAAGTATTACGAGAGCTTTGAGCTCGGAAAAGTCATCAAAGATGAAAAGAAAATAATTGTGAAGAATTACAAAGTGGAACTCTAG
- a CDS encoding DUF4855 domain-containing protein, translated as MPKIGLWWIKWDNNSRTYNSRMRVGSRKATAMDFLDRGFDRVVFLGGEGRGINYTGNGYEDGRQLALWIRSNINSIEYYITIPFSYGSGDLRDNPANGFESSYWREWIDGVLSVDDDNRVGFYWSYESCLQGTPNDPVFKKLGITDDEEKKEEYIKLYIKFLDNMSSYIRDHGLEVIWIPTIGNRNMNFITKKEYVSIPILAKYFDYVFVQPHYYQTTKLDDGSEYTFQELVKRLEWMKNNGLSIEMEADNSIIGEKSNCAYCKSVQGWWKNNYFKEKTGCDMEPTPEIEDKCIERACDYASAIVELYFELFGYLPVPPEKGINRLFPYRAYYFGTDLKVIDRVRSKCSFW; from the coding sequence ATGCCAAAGATTGGTTTATGGTGGATTAAATGGGATAATAATTCCAGAACATACAACTCGAGAATGAGGGTAGGAAGTAGAAAAGCCACGGCTATGGACTTCCTAGACAGAGGTTTTGATAGGGTTGTTTTCCTGGGCGGTGAAGGGAGAGGAATTAATTATACTGGTAATGGGTATGAAGATGGCCGTCAATTAGCTTTGTGGATACGTTCCAACATTAACTCAATAGAGTACTACATTACGATACCATTTTCTTATGGTAGTGGTGATCTTAGGGATAATCCCGCCAATGGGTTTGAGAGCTCTTATTGGAGGGAGTGGATTGATGGTGTTCTTAGTGTTGACGACGACAATAGAGTCGGCTTTTACTGGAGTTATGAAAGCTGCCTCCAGGGAACTCCTAATGATCCAGTTTTCAAAAAGTTAGGGATAACAGATGATGAGGAGAAAAAAGAAGAATATATAAAATTATATATTAAATTTCTCGATAACATGTCCAGCTACATTCGCGATCATGGTCTTGAGGTAATTTGGATTCCCACAATTGGGAATAGAAACATGAATTTCATAACAAAAAAAGAATACGTTTCTATTCCCATTCTAGCAAAATACTTTGATTACGTCTTTGTCCAACCCCACTATTACCAAACTACCAAGTTGGATGATGGGAGCGAGTATACATTCCAAGAACTCGTTAAACGCCTCGAATGGATGAAAAATAATGGGTTGTCTATTGAAATGGAGGCTGACAATAGTATAATTGGAGAAAAAAGCAACTGTGCATACTGTAAAAGCGTTCAAGGGTGGTGGAAAAATAATTATTTCAAAGAAAAAACTGGTTGTGATATGGAACCCACCCCAGAAATCGAAGATAAATGCATTGAACGTGCATGTGACTATGCAAGTGCCATAGTGGAGTTATATTTTGAGTTATTTGGCTATCTACCAGTACCCCCAGAGAAAGGCATTAATAGACTTTTCCCTTATCGTGCTTACTATTTCGGCACAGATCTTAAAGTTATAGATAGGGTGAGGTCAAAGTGCTCTTTCTGGTGA
- the purT gene encoding phosphoribosylglycinamide formyltransferase 2, with the protein MIKLRDELGTATTDSAQKILLLGSGELGKEIAIEAQRLGVEVVAVDRYANAPAMQVAHRSYVGNMMDKDFLWSVVEREKPDAIIPEIEAINLDALFEFEKDGYFVVPNAKATWIAMHRERLRETLVKEAKVPTSRYMYATTLDELYEACEKIGYPCHTKAIMSSSGKGSYFVRGPEDIPKAWEEAKTKARGSAEKIIVEEHIDFDIEVTELAVRHFDENGEIVTTFPKPVGHYQIDGDYHASWQPAEISEKAEREVYRIAKRITDVLGGLGLFGVEMFVKGDKVWANEVSPRPHDTGMVTLASHPTGFSEFGLHLRAVLGLPIPGEWVDGYRLFPMLIPAATHVIKAKVKGYSPRFRGLAKALSVPNTTVRFFGKPEAYVGRRLGVVLAWDKDVQVAKRKAEMVAHMIELRTRSSDWHDQNYEKRKHLL; encoded by the coding sequence ATGATAAAGCTTCGTGATGAACTTGGAACTGCGACAACCGATTCGGCTCAGAAGATTCTCTTGCTGGGAAGTGGTGAGCTCGGGAAGGAGATAGCAATAGAGGCCCAACGCCTTGGGGTTGAGGTCGTTGCAGTGGATAGGTATGCGAACGCTCCTGCGATGCAGGTGGCTCACAGGTCTTACGTTGGCAACATGATGGACAAGGACTTCCTCTGGAGCGTCGTTGAGAGGGAGAAGCCCGATGCAATAATTCCAGAGATCGAGGCAATAAATCTTGATGCACTCTTTGAATTCGAGAAAGACGGATACTTCGTAGTCCCAAACGCTAAGGCAACCTGGATAGCCATGCACAGGGAAAGGTTGAGGGAAACTCTTGTCAAGGAAGCTAAGGTTCCAACCTCTCGCTACATGTATGCTACAACACTTGACGAGCTATATGAGGCGTGTGAAAAGATAGGCTATCCATGTCATACAAAGGCAATAATGAGCTCATCTGGAAAGGGTTCATACTTCGTTAGAGGTCCCGAGGACATTCCCAAGGCCTGGGAAGAGGCCAAGACTAAAGCGAGGGGAAGTGCGGAGAAGATTATCGTTGAGGAGCACATAGACTTTGATATAGAGGTTACAGAGTTAGCAGTAAGGCACTTCGATGAGAATGGAGAGATAGTCACTACATTTCCAAAGCCCGTCGGCCACTATCAGATCGATGGTGATTATCACGCAAGCTGGCAACCAGCTGAAATTAGTGAAAAAGCTGAGAGAGAAGTTTACAGGATTGCAAAGAGGATAACTGACGTTCTAGGTGGACTAGGCCTCTTCGGAGTTGAGATGTTCGTCAAGGGAGACAAAGTCTGGGCCAATGAGGTCTCTCCAAGGCCTCACGATACCGGGATGGTAACTTTAGCTTCTCACCCAACGGGATTCTCCGAGTTTGGGCTTCACTTAAGGGCAGTTCTTGGCCTTCCAATCCCAGGAGAGTGGGTTGATGGTTATAGGCTGTTCCCGATGCTAATTCCAGCCGCTACTCACGTTATAAAGGCAAAGGTCAAGGGGTATTCCCCAAGGTTTAGAGGCTTGGCCAAGGCTTTAAGCGTTCCAAATACTACTGTCAGATTCTTTGGAAAGCCTGAAGCTTACGTGGGAAGGAGGCTTGGTGTAGTCTTAGCCTGGGATAAAGATGTTCAGGTTGCAAAGAGGAAGGCAGAAATGGTTGCCCATATGATAGAGCTGAGAACCAGGAGTAGCGATTGGCACGATCAAAATTATGAAAAGAGGAAGCACCTCCTTTAG
- the purE gene encoding 5-(carboxyamino)imidazole ribonucleotide mutase — MAGRVAIIMGSDSDLPIMKDAAKILEEFGIEYEMTIISAHRTPERLHEYVKSIKDKGIEVIIAGAGGAAHLPGVIASLTTIPVIGVPIKSKLNGLDSLLSIVQMPPGIPVATVGIDNAKNAALLAIAILGIKYPEIAKKLEEYRKTMKKSVEEKAKRLEELGWKKYLEG, encoded by the coding sequence ATGGCTGGAAGGGTAGCGATAATCATGGGTAGTGACTCGGATTTGCCCATTATGAAGGACGCAGCTAAGATACTTGAAGAGTTCGGAATAGAGTACGAGATGACCATAATATCGGCACATAGAACCCCCGAGAGACTTCATGAATATGTCAAGTCAATAAAGGACAAGGGAATTGAAGTTATAATAGCTGGGGCTGGAGGAGCCGCACACTTGCCAGGAGTCATTGCCTCCCTAACAACAATTCCAGTGATAGGTGTGCCAATAAAAAGCAAGCTCAATGGTCTAGATTCCCTGCTCTCAATAGTTCAGATGCCTCCAGGAATTCCTGTGGCCACCGTGGGAATCGACAATGCCAAGAATGCAGCACTCTTGGCGATAGCCATATTGGGGATAAAATATCCAGAGATAGCAAAGAAACTCGAAGAGTACAGGAAAACCATGAAAAAGAGCGTAGAGGAGAAAGCAAAAAGGTTGGAAGAGCTTGGATGGAAAAAGTATCTAGAGGGCTAA